The following proteins come from a genomic window of Eubalaena glacialis isolate mEubGla1 chromosome X, mEubGla1.1.hap2.+ XY, whole genome shotgun sequence:
- the LOC133082477 gene encoding uncharacterized protein LOC133082477 isoform X3: MARVSRSRSPEWEASQFVEEPRARGAAALVRTLALGPGTGMASAISWVASAISWVASAEATETSSAALACGVVRESVPRHLGAPLPLLRPRPLSAAATRAAAGATSRDPASWTGRSSDEHTPVEDEEPKKSTTSPSTSEEEKKKTTKSSHSKERPKKRRKKKSSKRKHKKYSDDSDSDSDSETDSSEPASHNYGSLRA; encoded by the exons ATGGCTCGGGTGTCTCGCTCGCGCAGCCCGGAGTGGGAAGCGTCGCAGTTCGTCGAAGAGCCCCGAGCCCGCGGGGCGGCCGCTCTCGTTCGCACTCTTGCTCTCGGCCCGGGGACCGGAATGGCCTCGGCCATCAGCTGGGTGGCCTCGGCCATCAGCTGGGTGGCCTCAGCCGAGGCTACCGAAACCAGCTCTGCGGCCCTGGCTTGCGGTGTCGTTCGCGAGAGCGTACCTCGGCACCTCGGTGCGCCCCTTCCGCTTCTGCGTCCTCGTCCGCTGAGCGCTGCCGCCACTCGCGCCGCTGCGGGAGCGACGAGCCGGGACCCAGCCTCCTGGACCGGGAGGAG cTCTGATGAACATACACCAGTAGAGGATGAAGAGCCAAAGAAAAGCACCACTTCACCTTCTACTTcagaag aagaaaagaagaagacgACGAAGTCTAGTCATTCAAAAGAAAGAcccaagaaaaggaggaagaaaaaatcatctaaaagaaaacacaagaagTATTCTGATGATAGTGACAGTGACTCTGATTCTGAAACAGACTCCAGTG agcctgcgagccacaactacggaagcctgcgcgcctag
- the LOC133082477 gene encoding uncharacterized protein LOC133082477 isoform X2, protein MARVSRSRSPEWEASQFVEEPRARGAAALVRTLALGPGTGMASAISWVASAISWVASAEATETSSAALACGVVRESVPRHLGAPLPLLRPRPLSAAATRAAAGATSRDPASWTGRSSDEHTPVEDEEPKKSTTSPSTSEEKKKTTKSSHSKERPKKRRKKKSSKRKHKKYSDDSDSDSDSETDSSGDLGSSPGPGRSHMPQSN, encoded by the exons ATGGCTCGGGTGTCTCGCTCGCGCAGCCCGGAGTGGGAAGCGTCGCAGTTCGTCGAAGAGCCCCGAGCCCGCGGGGCGGCCGCTCTCGTTCGCACTCTTGCTCTCGGCCCGGGGACCGGAATGGCCTCGGCCATCAGCTGGGTGGCCTCGGCCATCAGCTGGGTGGCCTCAGCCGAGGCTACCGAAACCAGCTCTGCGGCCCTGGCTTGCGGTGTCGTTCGCGAGAGCGTACCTCGGCACCTCGGTGCGCCCCTTCCGCTTCTGCGTCCTCGTCCGCTGAGCGCTGCCGCCACTCGCGCCGCTGCGGGAGCGACGAGCCGGGACCCAGCCTCCTGGACCGGGAGGAG cTCTGATGAACATACACCAGTAGAGGATGAAGAGCCAAAGAAAAGCACCACTTCACCTTCTACTTcagaag aaaagaagaagacgACGAAGTCTAGTCATTCAAAAGAAAGAcccaagaaaaggaggaagaaaaaatcatctaaaagaaaacacaagaagTATTCTGATGATAGTGACAGTGACTCTGATTCTGAAACAGACTCCAGTG gggacttgggttcaagccctggtccaggaagatcccatatgccacagagcaactaa
- the LOC133082477 gene encoding uncharacterized protein LOC133082477 isoform X4, giving the protein MARVSRSRSPEWEASQFVEEPRARGAAALVRTLALGPGTGMASAISWVASAISWVASAEATETSSAALACGVVRESVPRHLGAPLPLLRPRPLSAAATRAAAGATSRDPASWTGRSSDEHTPVEDEEPKKSTTSPSTSEEEKKKTTKSSHSKERPKKRRKKKSSKRKHKKYSDDSDSDSDSETDSSAWQFHMRKTV; this is encoded by the exons ATGGCTCGGGTGTCTCGCTCGCGCAGCCCGGAGTGGGAAGCGTCGCAGTTCGTCGAAGAGCCCCGAGCCCGCGGGGCGGCCGCTCTCGTTCGCACTCTTGCTCTCGGCCCGGGGACCGGAATGGCCTCGGCCATCAGCTGGGTGGCCTCGGCCATCAGCTGGGTGGCCTCAGCCGAGGCTACCGAAACCAGCTCTGCGGCCCTGGCTTGCGGTGTCGTTCGCGAGAGCGTACCTCGGCACCTCGGTGCGCCCCTTCCGCTTCTGCGTCCTCGTCCGCTGAGCGCTGCCGCCACTCGCGCCGCTGCGGGAGCGACGAGCCGGGACCCAGCCTCCTGGACCGGGAGGAG cTCTGATGAACATACACCAGTAGAGGATGAAGAGCCAAAGAAAAGCACCACTTCACCTTCTACTTcagaag aagaaaagaagaagacgACGAAGTCTAGTCATTCAAAAGAAAGAcccaagaaaaggaggaagaaaaaatcatctaaaagaaaacacaagaagTATTCTGATGATAGTGACAGTGACTCTGATTCTGAAACAGACTCCAGTG ccTGGCAGTTTCACATGAGGAAGACAGTATGA
- the LOC133082477 gene encoding uncharacterized protein LOC133082477 isoform X1 translates to MARVSRSRSPEWEASQFVEEPRARGAAALVRTLALGPGTGMASAISWVASAISWVASAEATETSSAALACGVVRESVPRHLGAPLPLLRPRPLSAAATRAAAGATSRDPASWTGRSSDEHTPVEDEEPKKSTTSPSTSEEEKKKTTKSSHSKERPKKRRKKKSSKRKHKKYSDDSDSDSDSETDSSGDLGSSPGPGRSHMPQSN, encoded by the exons ATGGCTCGGGTGTCTCGCTCGCGCAGCCCGGAGTGGGAAGCGTCGCAGTTCGTCGAAGAGCCCCGAGCCCGCGGGGCGGCCGCTCTCGTTCGCACTCTTGCTCTCGGCCCGGGGACCGGAATGGCCTCGGCCATCAGCTGGGTGGCCTCGGCCATCAGCTGGGTGGCCTCAGCCGAGGCTACCGAAACCAGCTCTGCGGCCCTGGCTTGCGGTGTCGTTCGCGAGAGCGTACCTCGGCACCTCGGTGCGCCCCTTCCGCTTCTGCGTCCTCGTCCGCTGAGCGCTGCCGCCACTCGCGCCGCTGCGGGAGCGACGAGCCGGGACCCAGCCTCCTGGACCGGGAGGAG cTCTGATGAACATACACCAGTAGAGGATGAAGAGCCAAAGAAAAGCACCACTTCACCTTCTACTTcagaag aagaaaagaagaagacgACGAAGTCTAGTCATTCAAAAGAAAGAcccaagaaaaggaggaagaaaaaatcatctaaaagaaaacacaagaagTATTCTGATGATAGTGACAGTGACTCTGATTCTGAAACAGACTCCAGTG gggacttgggttcaagccctggtccaggaagatcccatatgccacagagcaactaa